Proteins from one Streptomyces roseifaciens genomic window:
- a CDS encoding ROK family protein, translating into MSVLGIDLGGTKVAIRLEPGAGAEAAQSVFRWPAVGGPAADLTALAAAVEALRRAPADDSVTAVGVAVPATLDASGRVRGWPSRPSWRGLDLVRALTGLWPEAEVRLGDDGDLAALAEAGAAGCPDLVHLGVGTGIGGGIVLGGVIRPGTERGSCEVGHMIVDRAGERCDCGRHGCVQSVASGRAVLRRAARRRGHDVGFDALREAWQSAEPWALETVGESAAALAAAVVSLCELVHPRLVTIGGGFAAGLPGYVEEVAHRVRQLERPEGPEIHLRPAALGALSSLDGAVLLARGPAPSARCG; encoded by the coding sequence ATGAGCGTCCTGGGTATCGATCTGGGGGGCACCAAGGTGGCGATCCGGCTGGAGCCCGGTGCCGGAGCGGAGGCCGCCCAGAGCGTGTTCCGGTGGCCCGCGGTCGGCGGCCCGGCCGCCGACCTGACCGCCCTCGCTGCCGCCGTGGAGGCGCTGCGCCGCGCACCGGCGGATGATTCGGTGACCGCCGTGGGCGTCGCCGTACCCGCGACCCTGGATGCCTCCGGCCGCGTACGGGGCTGGCCGAGCCGGCCCTCGTGGCGGGGCCTCGATCTCGTGCGGGCACTGACGGGCCTGTGGCCGGAGGCCGAGGTGCGCCTGGGGGACGACGGCGACCTCGCCGCGCTGGCCGAAGCCGGAGCGGCCGGCTGCCCGGACCTCGTCCACCTCGGCGTCGGAACGGGCATCGGCGGCGGCATCGTGCTCGGCGGCGTCATCCGCCCCGGCACGGAGCGAGGCTCCTGCGAGGTCGGACATATGATTGTCGACCGGGCGGGGGAGCGCTGCGACTGCGGCCGGCACGGCTGTGTGCAGTCCGTTGCCTCGGGGCGGGCGGTCCTCCGGCGCGCCGCCCGGCGCCGCGGCCACGACGTCGGGTTCGACGCGCTGCGGGAGGCCTGGCAGAGCGCGGAGCCGTGGGCCCTGGAGACGGTCGGGGAGAGCGCCGCCGCCCTCGCCGCCGCCGTCGTGAGCCTGTGCGAACTCGTGCATCCCCGGCTCGTCACGATCGGCGGCGGCTTCGCCGCGGGCCTGCCGGGCTACGTGGAGGAGGTCGCCCACCGGGTCCGGCAGCTCGAACGACCGGAAGGCCCGGAGATCCACCTCCGCCCCGCCGCGCTCGGCGCACTGTCGTCCCTGGACGGCGCGGTGCTGCTGGCCCGCGGACCAGCTCCGTCCGCGCGCTGCGGGTGA
- a CDS encoding HIT domain-containing protein encodes MVAETDAVPAFEHTRPSYPVHIVVVPKLHTPSLVDLVDLVDGGEELLLKVLTVTRDVAARVQEEHGAARVTTNLGSYQESKHLLGGDHQVAPPSSPEQPQFRGWSGSCRT; translated from the coding sequence GTGGTGGCGGAGACCGATGCGGTGCCGGCCTTCGAGCACACGCGGCCCTCCTACCCCGTGCACATCGTGGTCGTGCCGAAACTGCACACTCCATCTCTCGTCGACCTCGTCGACCTCGTCGACGGCGGCGAGGAGCTGCTTCTGAAGGTGCTCACGGTTACCCGGGACGTGGCGGCCAGGGTGCAGGAGGAACACGGCGCTGCGCGAGTGACGACGAACCTGGGCAGCTACCAGGAGTCGAAGCACCTGCTGGGTGGAGATCACCAAGTAGCCCCACCGAGTAGCCCTGAGCAGCCGCAGTTCAGAGGATGGAGCGGGTCGTGCCGGACCTGA
- a CDS encoding cupin domain-containing protein, whose product MSNEPIPLGKALASFNALWSPRIVTSVNDYDVRIAKVEGEHIWHVHDDTDEFFLVLDGELHISLREPDGERTVLLPQGAVFTVPRGTEHKPYAPSGAAILMFEPAGTLTVGDRHDEIPDHVDSTTGHALNA is encoded by the coding sequence ATGAGCAACGAACCCATCCCCCTCGGCAAGGCTCTGGCCTCCTTCAATGCCCTGTGGAGCCCCCGCATCGTCACGAGCGTCAACGACTATGACGTCCGCATCGCCAAGGTCGAGGGCGAACACATCTGGCACGTCCACGACGACACCGACGAGTTCTTCCTGGTGCTCGACGGAGAGCTGCACATCTCCTTGCGCGAGCCCGATGGCGAACGCACCGTCCTGCTTCCGCAGGGCGCGGTCTTCACCGTCCCCCGAGGCACAGAACACAAGCCATACGCTCCGTCCGGCGCCGCAATCCTCATGTTCGAGCCCGCTGGGACACTGACCGTCGGCGATCGCCATGACGAGATCCCGGACCACGTGGACTCAACAACCGGACACGCACTCAACGCCTGA
- a CDS encoding GlxA family transcriptional regulator codes for MAKESSHAVHTAGVHRVVVIVDENSNPFELGCATEVFGLRRPEIGRDLYDFRLCSPEPRTLMRDGFFTLTGVAGLEAADAADTLIVPNRPDIEVPRRPAVLDAVRRAHARGVRLVGFCSGAFTLAEAGVLDGRRATAHWQWADSFRARFPSVHLESDVLFVDDGDILTAAGSAAALDLGLHMVRRDHGAEIANSVSRRLVFAAHRDGGQRQFVERPMPDLPDESLAPVLAWAQERLDSPLTVSDLAARAAVSPATLHRRFRAQLGTTPLTWLTGERLALACRLIERGESRLEMVARRSGIGTAANLRTLMRREMGISPSAYKARFGPQTN; via the coding sequence ATGGCGAAAGAATCCTCGCACGCAGTTCACACAGCGGGCGTACACCGCGTGGTCGTGATCGTCGACGAGAACTCGAACCCCTTCGAGCTCGGCTGCGCGACCGAGGTCTTCGGCCTGCGCAGACCGGAGATCGGCCGCGATCTCTACGACTTCAGGCTCTGCTCCCCCGAGCCCCGCACCTTGATGCGAGACGGATTCTTCACGCTCACGGGAGTCGCCGGTCTGGAAGCGGCCGACGCGGCGGACACCTTGATCGTCCCCAACCGCCCGGACATCGAGGTGCCCCGCCGCCCCGCCGTGCTCGATGCCGTCCGGCGCGCGCACGCGCGTGGCGTGCGCCTGGTCGGCTTCTGCAGCGGCGCCTTCACACTGGCCGAGGCCGGAGTCCTCGACGGGCGCCGGGCCACTGCGCACTGGCAGTGGGCGGATTCCTTCCGGGCCCGCTTCCCCTCTGTCCACCTCGAATCAGACGTGCTGTTCGTGGATGACGGCGACATCCTCACCGCCGCAGGGAGCGCGGCCGCACTCGATCTCGGGCTGCACATGGTCCGCCGCGACCACGGCGCGGAGATCGCCAACTCTGTGAGCCGGCGCCTGGTCTTCGCCGCGCACCGGGACGGCGGCCAGCGGCAGTTCGTGGAGCGCCCCATGCCTGACCTGCCGGACGAATCCCTGGCGCCTGTCTTGGCCTGGGCCCAGGAGCGATTGGACTCACCACTCACGGTCTCTGACCTTGCGGCACGCGCGGCGGTCAGTCCGGCGACGCTGCACCGCCGCTTCCGGGCACAGCTGGGAACGACACCGTTGACGTGGCTCACGGGGGAACGACTCGCCCTGGCATGCCGGCTGATCGAGCGAGGTGAGTCCCGCTTGGAGATGGTCGCGCGGCGCAGCGGGATTGGCACCGCTGCCAATTTGCGCACGCTGATGCGCCGCGAGATGGGGATCTCTCCGTCGGCATACAAGGCCCGGTTTGGGCCACAGACGAATTGA
- a CDS encoding DUF1772 domain-containing protein codes for MSDTLEILALICTGLYAGYMLAFLSGVMPAMKEVDDPASFTLVMRAVNRKVPGPLFLLLFLGSLAFPAASFFVAPQARDGSGSVLVGVAALCALVGHLITSGGNIPLNNALESSRGRGDERAARTAFEGRWNALHGVRTLFAVAAFVLVAAALAR; via the coding sequence ATGTCGGACACTCTTGAGATCCTCGCCCTCATCTGCACCGGGCTCTACGCCGGATACATGCTCGCCTTTCTGTCGGGTGTCATGCCTGCTATGAAGGAGGTGGACGACCCTGCCTCGTTCACCCTCGTCATGCGGGCGGTGAACCGAAAAGTGCCGGGCCCGCTCTTCCTGCTGCTCTTCCTCGGCTCGCTGGCTTTCCCGGCCGCCTCGTTCTTCGTGGCGCCCCAGGCGCGTGACGGGAGCGGGTCGGTCCTCGTGGGGGTCGCCGCTCTCTGCGCGCTGGTCGGGCACCTGATCACCTCGGGCGGCAACATCCCCCTCAACAACGCGCTGGAGTCCTCGCGCGGCCGGGGTGACGAGCGGGCCGCCCGGACGGCGTTCGAGGGGCGGTGGAACGCCCTGCACGGCGTGCGGACCCTGTTCGCCGTCGCCGCCTTCGTCCTCGTGGCCGCGGCCCTCGCACGCTGA
- a CDS encoding CATRA conflict system CASPASE/TPR repeat-associated protein codes for MLHSRALLVLAVADPEDPRAVAAVRRLWENCESFAMHAPLARWHLNASFPTQQELAEELGHTRGGGTRLIRARERPREPDVGRPSVHQAFLFVEHDALGVMAMLAPGEDETDSWADLDRRWSEHLGQFPSERLLGLHHIYTALADALTSEPVGTPGGDSTLASEDAVAATATLLARDIPGLRDGPWQRRWQRTAQGALVWHPEPGRQGRAPVRDRRIAALAATEAEGPLDQWLWQPPDRHTLAPFVRYLVHAGMMHRQMTVYLEGRNFGELRLLLTTHCDQLTRLHRQFIENESSALFEELLRSQALLKSLQVGETGLVRTLTLRRSALRTVEIALHSMEEAVALPAEVRPYSMFDADRRAGTRFRRIVEDDCAYLSDVREQVSEIVRITETTIVSRLNRREQRLALLQTAFLGALLMGLAAVQALTYHVPAPGYLQTPLIAFLSVLALAVPLAASRVAAGRAAPPPVSGPLANVDAAVGIALGATSGWLLITALRMVTGAGPTPPWLSLVAAAAAATAVAAADRYRRRA; via the coding sequence ATGCTGCACAGTCGAGCGCTCCTCGTCCTAGCCGTCGCCGATCCCGAGGATCCGCGGGCGGTCGCCGCGGTGCGGCGGCTCTGGGAGAACTGTGAGAGCTTCGCCATGCACGCCCCACTGGCGCGCTGGCACCTCAACGCCTCCTTCCCGACCCAACAGGAGCTCGCCGAGGAGCTCGGCCACACCCGGGGCGGCGGAACTCGGTTGATACGGGCACGCGAACGTCCCCGGGAGCCTGACGTCGGCAGACCCTCCGTGCACCAGGCGTTCCTGTTCGTTGAGCACGATGCGCTGGGGGTCATGGCCATGCTGGCCCCCGGCGAGGACGAGACCGACAGCTGGGCAGACCTGGACAGGCGGTGGTCCGAGCACCTCGGGCAGTTCCCCTCCGAACGGCTGCTCGGTCTGCACCACATCTACACGGCACTCGCTGACGCTCTGACCTCTGAGCCCGTCGGCACCCCGGGCGGAGACAGCACCCTGGCTTCCGAAGACGCCGTCGCAGCCACCGCCACTCTCCTGGCCCGAGACATCCCCGGCCTGCGGGACGGCCCCTGGCAGCGGCGATGGCAGCGGACCGCCCAGGGAGCACTGGTATGGCACCCCGAGCCGGGTAGGCAGGGCCGGGCCCCGGTACGGGACCGCCGTATCGCCGCGCTTGCCGCCACAGAGGCGGAAGGCCCGCTGGACCAGTGGCTCTGGCAGCCTCCCGACCGGCACACGCTGGCGCCGTTCGTGCGGTATCTGGTCCATGCGGGTATGATGCATCGTCAGATGACGGTCTATCTCGAAGGCCGCAACTTCGGTGAACTCCGGCTCCTGCTGACCACGCATTGCGACCAACTCACGAGATTGCACCGGCAGTTCATCGAAAACGAGTCCTCCGCACTCTTCGAAGAACTGCTGCGCTCCCAGGCCCTGCTCAAGAGCCTCCAGGTCGGCGAGACCGGCCTGGTCCGCACCCTGACCCTGCGCCGTTCGGCGCTGCGCACCGTGGAGATCGCACTCCACTCCATGGAAGAGGCCGTTGCGCTGCCCGCCGAGGTCAGGCCGTACTCCATGTTCGACGCAGACCGGCGCGCCGGCACCCGCTTCCGCCGGATAGTGGAGGACGACTGCGCATATCTGAGCGACGTTCGGGAGCAGGTAAGCGAGATCGTCCGGATCACCGAGACGACGATCGTCAGCCGACTCAACCGGCGTGAGCAGCGGCTGGCCCTACTGCAGACGGCGTTCCTCGGGGCGCTACTGATGGGGCTGGCGGCCGTACAGGCACTCACCTACCACGTTCCAGCGCCCGGCTATCTGCAGACCCCGCTCATCGCTTTTCTCTCTGTCCTGGCCCTAGCCGTGCCGCTGGCCGCCTCTCGCGTGGCGGCGGGCCGCGCCGCACCCCCGCCCGTGTCCGGGCCGCTCGCCAACGTCGATGCGGCGGTCGGTATCGCCCTGGGCGCAACGAGCGGCTGGCTGCTTATCACCGCGCTGCGGATGGTCACCGGCGCCGGGCCAACGCCGCCGTGGCTGTCCCTGGTGGCCGCCGCTGCTGCCGCCACTGCGGTCGCGGCCGCCGACCGGTACCGCCGACGGGCATAG
- a CDS encoding CHAT domain-containing protein — protein sequence MTASDPAIAFRLRLDAALAAEDAAALAIPDALAAATALARTVLTGLSGLAGSRPGDSDSSAAKSTAALHLLGLFHWYRYLGRADDDGHHLDRVAASWCFAALGHRADSGIPAAALPDVTSARASREPSRAPDADVVTALRSHLYVLVAELHRLHDRRLLEGFLRTLCALADHPMTRRGSDQDDVMDDLGNAVLLAAELNLNGRRDLGVEIFREMLLRPDVDPLLRARYRLVLAQALQARLARVGDSTLVQTAVKEAELAEEFLSTTEDLRLRYLAATTLGAALLRRYEHLGTRPDIVDAVKAFTQAVDIAEGTAYHAAAALSNRANAQRLVAPASDAELSKAVNDAREAVRISTPGSPGHLRFLAVLTNALRMRYDASHRIQDLDEAIVNGRACVEGSRLDTPDGVIFRIELANSLQYKAEVAKVPRPFRREAAGLLKEVVSCPAGHLKVRLTAARAWGRLAAEEEDWRTSETAYRMALKIRGAMSQTHLEPADREQVLTLFEDLVTDAAAAAIEAGRTEEAVERLEEGRGILLAQIADDWDMDVLDRAHPDLAEDLRAEDRRRHEAGLPGAPDPEDEDKQHAECAGYFDVLASVRQKPGFEFFRLPAPAGIPMGPDPDPTVLINVSGHRSDALVIHTKGGKDHVEVVPLPGVTPEEVDEQAARWWDSDETGRTDRLAEVQVWLWQHIVGPVLAHLGHGDPATPQTSRWPRIHWCPTGRLPLLPLHAALNPNTGTCAIDRVVSSYTPTLRMLRQARRRLAESAHTNGGSITVVAMENTPQQEPLIATSRAAISIAAAYRVKPLVDKTAKAERVATELGENAWAIISAHTKAAADNPSNSELLLHDARLSVAEIRARRFGSGRIGCLLLTCHGGFAGHRFVNEVAHLGAAFQVAGFPHVLGSLMPALAANAASIARRLFTPGTAGARPLDRIDPALALHDAVRGIRQVLPREPQLWATYIHFGPTRPAAPEPTKSTDTREVPPKESCFDR from the coding sequence TTGACTGCATCGGACCCTGCAATAGCGTTCCGGCTACGCCTCGACGCGGCTCTGGCCGCTGAGGACGCTGCGGCTCTCGCCATCCCGGACGCACTCGCCGCAGCCACGGCACTGGCCCGGACGGTCTTGACCGGGCTTTCGGGACTGGCAGGCTCGCGGCCCGGCGACAGCGATTCGTCAGCAGCGAAGTCAACGGCGGCGTTGCACCTTCTGGGCCTCTTCCACTGGTACCGGTACCTCGGGCGCGCTGACGACGACGGCCACCATCTCGACCGGGTGGCCGCGTCCTGGTGCTTCGCTGCCCTCGGACACCGGGCCGACTCCGGGATCCCCGCGGCCGCTCTGCCGGACGTCACCTCCGCCCGGGCCTCGCGCGAACCATCGCGGGCACCAGACGCCGATGTGGTGACGGCGCTACGGTCCCACCTCTACGTCCTTGTCGCGGAACTCCACCGCCTCCACGACCGGCGGCTCCTGGAGGGCTTCCTGCGCACCCTGTGCGCCCTGGCCGATCACCCCATGACGCGGCGCGGGTCCGATCAGGACGATGTCATGGATGACCTTGGGAACGCTGTGCTGCTCGCCGCCGAGCTGAACCTGAATGGCCGGCGGGACCTTGGCGTGGAAATCTTCCGCGAGATGCTTCTGCGTCCCGACGTCGACCCCCTCCTGCGCGCCCGCTACCGCCTCGTCCTTGCGCAGGCTCTCCAGGCACGCCTGGCACGCGTCGGTGACTCCACCCTCGTGCAGACGGCGGTCAAGGAAGCCGAGCTTGCGGAAGAGTTCCTAAGCACGACTGAGGATCTGCGGCTGCGCTACCTGGCGGCAACCACGCTCGGTGCGGCACTGCTCCGCCGGTACGAGCATTTGGGCACCCGCCCCGACATCGTCGACGCGGTCAAGGCCTTCACGCAGGCCGTGGACATCGCTGAGGGTACCGCGTACCACGCTGCGGCCGCCCTCTCCAACCGCGCCAATGCACAGCGGCTCGTGGCCCCGGCCTCGGACGCCGAGCTGTCCAAGGCGGTCAACGACGCCCGCGAGGCGGTGCGGATCAGCACGCCCGGCAGCCCCGGCCATCTCCGCTTCCTGGCGGTGCTCACAAACGCCCTGCGGATGCGCTATGACGCGTCCCACCGTATCCAGGATCTCGACGAGGCGATCGTCAACGGACGGGCCTGCGTCGAGGGCAGCCGTCTGGACACGCCCGACGGCGTCATCTTCCGTATCGAGCTGGCGAACTCGCTGCAGTACAAAGCCGAGGTCGCCAAGGTCCCGCGGCCCTTCCGGCGCGAGGCCGCCGGGCTCCTGAAGGAGGTGGTCTCGTGCCCCGCCGGGCATCTGAAGGTACGGCTGACCGCCGCCCGTGCCTGGGGTCGGCTCGCCGCCGAGGAGGAGGACTGGCGGACCTCCGAGACTGCCTACCGTATGGCTCTGAAGATCCGCGGGGCCATGAGTCAGACCCACCTGGAACCCGCCGACCGCGAGCAGGTGCTGACCCTCTTCGAGGACCTGGTCACCGACGCCGCCGCGGCGGCGATCGAAGCCGGCAGGACCGAGGAGGCGGTGGAGCGGCTGGAGGAAGGCCGCGGGATTCTGCTCGCCCAGATAGCCGACGACTGGGATATGGACGTCCTCGACCGCGCCCACCCAGACCTGGCAGAGGACCTCCGGGCCGAGGACCGCCGACGGCACGAGGCCGGCCTGCCCGGGGCTCCTGACCCGGAAGACGAGGACAAGCAACACGCGGAGTGCGCCGGGTACTTCGACGTACTCGCCAGCGTCCGGCAGAAGCCCGGCTTCGAGTTCTTCCGCCTGCCCGCCCCAGCCGGCATTCCGATGGGCCCTGACCCCGACCCCACCGTGCTGATCAATGTCAGCGGCCACCGCTCTGACGCTCTCGTCATCCATACCAAAGGCGGCAAGGACCACGTCGAGGTGGTCCCGCTGCCCGGGGTCACACCCGAGGAGGTGGACGAGCAGGCAGCCCGGTGGTGGGACAGCGACGAAACCGGTCGCACCGACCGCCTCGCAGAAGTCCAAGTGTGGTTGTGGCAGCATATCGTCGGCCCCGTTTTGGCCCACCTCGGACACGGAGACCCGGCAACGCCGCAGACATCGCGCTGGCCCCGGATCCACTGGTGCCCCACCGGCCGCCTGCCCCTGCTCCCCCTGCACGCAGCGCTCAACCCCAACACGGGAACGTGCGCGATCGACCGGGTCGTCTCCTCATACACTCCAACACTGCGCATGCTGCGCCAAGCACGCCGACGGTTGGCTGAGAGCGCACATACGAACGGCGGGTCGATCACCGTCGTCGCGATGGAAAACACGCCGCAACAGGAGCCCCTCATAGCCACCAGCCGGGCGGCCATCAGCATCGCCGCCGCATACCGCGTCAAGCCCCTGGTCGACAAGACCGCCAAGGCGGAGCGGGTGGCAACAGAGCTCGGCGAGAACGCCTGGGCCATCATCTCCGCCCACACCAAAGCGGCCGCAGACAACCCCAGCAACTCCGAACTCCTGCTCCACGACGCGCGGCTGAGCGTCGCCGAGATCAGGGCGCGCCGCTTCGGCAGCGGCCGTATCGGATGCTTGCTGCTCACCTGCCACGGCGGCTTCGCAGGCCACCGGTTTGTCAACGAGGTCGCACACCTGGGGGCGGCATTCCAGGTCGCGGGCTTCCCTCATGTGCTGGGCTCGCTCATGCCTGCACTCGCTGCCAACGCGGCGAGCATCGCCCGGCGCCTGTTCACCCCGGGGACTGCGGGTGCCCGCCCCCTGGACCGGATCGACCCCGCGCTCGCCCTCCATGACGCTGTGCGCGGTATACGACAAGTCCTACCGCGCGAGCCCCAGCTGTGGGCCACGTACATCCACTTCGGCCCGACACGGCCCGCTGCCCCGGAGCCCACGAAGTCCACTGACACCCGTGAAGTCCCACCGAAGGAGTCCTGCTTTGACCGATGA